From a region of the Streptomyces sp. NBC_01454 genome:
- a CDS encoding MBL fold metallo-hydrolase, giving the protein MDTLTRITRTVWHLPFPVGHVYLVALPDEGYAAVDTGVPGSAPAILDALARLGGRPHQLRQIVLTHHHLDHMGSAADLAAATGARVLAGALDAPYIRGTAPAPEPEFTPAERQLYEGVTAGLTSAGTPPLRPAEVEGELHDGDTLDGWPETVRVLHVPGHTPGGIALHLPESGVLFPGDLIGTDPEGRRAVLGPGNVAREEAIASFRRLVALGADTVCVPHGVPLRTGAREMLAAATPATDWL; this is encoded by the coding sequence ATGGACACCCTCACCCGGATCACCCGCACCGTCTGGCACCTCCCCTTCCCCGTCGGGCACGTGTATCTCGTCGCCCTCCCCGACGAGGGATACGCCGCGGTCGACACCGGCGTCCCCGGCTCCGCCCCCGCCATCCTGGACGCCCTCGCCCGTCTTGGCGGACGCCCCCACCAGCTGCGGCAGATCGTGCTCACCCACCACCACCTCGACCACATGGGCTCCGCCGCGGACCTGGCCGCCGCCACCGGCGCCCGTGTCCTGGCCGGCGCTCTGGACGCCCCGTACATCCGCGGCACCGCCCCCGCCCCCGAGCCGGAGTTCACCCCCGCCGAACGGCAGCTGTACGAAGGGGTGACGGCCGGCCTCACGTCAGCCGGCACCCCGCCGCTGCGCCCCGCCGAGGTCGAGGGGGAACTGCACGACGGGGACACCCTGGACGGCTGGCCGGAAACGGTGCGGGTGCTGCACGTCCCCGGCCACACCCCCGGCGGGATCGCGCTGCACCTGCCGGAGAGCGGGGTGCTCTTCCCCGGCGATCTCATCGGCACCGACCCCGAGGGCCGCCGTGCCGTCCTCGGCCCGGGCAACGTCGCCCGCGAGGAGGCCATCGCGTCCTTCCGGCGGCTCGTCGCGCTCGGCGCCGACACGGTGTGCGTCCCGCACGGGGTGCCGCTGCGCACCGGCGCCCGGGAGATGCTGGCCGCGGCCACCCCCGCGACGGACTGGCTGTAG
- a CDS encoding PPOX class F420-dependent oxidoreductase, with the protein MSPSPATNRRVELPELLEFVRPRHRAILLTRRSDGTPQGSPLTCGVDDSGRLVMSTYPERAKVRNVRRVSSVSVLVLSDEWNGPWVQIDGEAEVLDTPDAIEPLVEYYRNIAGEHPNWDEYREAMRKQGKSLIRVTPLRWGPVATGGFPARLMEDGNA; encoded by the coding sequence ATGAGCCCTTCTCCCGCCACCAATCGCCGCGTCGAGCTCCCCGAGCTGCTGGAGTTCGTCCGCCCCCGGCACCGCGCGATCCTGCTCACCCGCCGCAGCGACGGCACCCCGCAGGGCTCGCCGCTGACCTGCGGGGTGGACGACTCCGGCCGGCTGGTGATGTCCACGTATCCGGAACGCGCCAAGGTCCGCAACGTCCGCCGGGTCTCCTCGGTCAGCGTGCTGGTGCTGTCCGACGAGTGGAACGGTCCCTGGGTGCAGATCGATGGCGAGGCCGAGGTCCTCGACACCCCGGACGCGATCGAGCCACTCGTCGAGTACTACCGCAACATCGCCGGGGAGCACCCCAACTGGGACGAGTACCGGGAGGCGATGCGCAAGCAGGGCAAGTCGCTGATCCGGGTGACACCGCTGCGCTGGGGCCCGGTCGCCACCGGCGGCTTCCCGGCCCGCCTCATGGAGGACGGCAACGCCTGA
- a CDS encoding winged helix-turn-helix domain-containing protein, translating into MKRWDADQESVAETPDLAALAALLADRTRAAICMALLDGGAWTAGELAEYAAVAPSTTTEHLNLLVSGGLLAEERRGRRRYVRLAGPETAETLENLAGLAPYRQVPVRSLAEANHRRALHHARTCYDHIAGALGVAIAAAMTERGLLARDYGLVLTVSGANWLTALGISDAGPSVARRAHVRTCLDWTVRRQHLSGAVGAALYRHALEHDWIVKAVTTRILTVTVAGRRAFRDRLGLPDEALYPSLAIGPPRA; encoded by the coding sequence ATGAAACGATGGGACGCCGATCAGGAAAGTGTCGCGGAAACCCCCGATCTGGCCGCCCTCGCGGCGCTGCTCGCGGACCGCACCCGTGCCGCCATCTGCATGGCCCTGCTCGACGGCGGCGCCTGGACCGCCGGTGAACTCGCCGAATACGCCGCGGTGGCCCCCTCCACCACCACCGAACACCTCAACCTCCTGGTCTCCGGCGGCCTGCTCGCCGAGGAGCGCCGGGGCCGGCGGCGCTATGTGCGGCTGGCCGGTCCGGAGACCGCGGAAACCCTGGAGAACCTCGCCGGCCTGGCCCCCTACCGCCAGGTGCCGGTCCGCTCGCTGGCCGAGGCCAACCACCGCCGGGCGCTGCACCACGCCCGTACCTGCTACGACCACATCGCCGGTGCGCTCGGCGTCGCCATCGCCGCCGCCATGACCGAACGCGGCCTGCTGGCGCGGGACTACGGCCTGGTGCTCACCGTCTCCGGCGCCAACTGGCTGACCGCGCTGGGCATTTCCGATGCCGGGCCCTCGGTCGCCCGCCGGGCCCATGTCCGCACCTGCCTCGACTGGACGGTGCGCCGCCAGCATCTCTCCGGCGCGGTCGGTGCCGCCCTCTACCGGCACGCCCTGGAGCACGACTGGATCGTCAAGGCCGTCACCACCCGCATCCTCACCGTCACCGTGGCCGGCCGCCGAGCCTTCCGCGACCGGCTCGGCCTGCCCGACGAGGCGCTCTATCCCTCCCTGGCGATCGGCCCGCCCCGGGCCTGA
- a CDS encoding sensor histidine kinase, protein MSERTGSRLVPGRSPATGWRLPRPRPGVAAKAGLAGLLLFLVGFETVELAGQPLRPYATVVATAVVVCLCAVPLSRIPLTVRAWTAATVSLAGSAVLIAGQHALQVWGLGEGIALLVLLTAVLHRSPARTAAVLGPLLGLACMLTPLRDIRMGIFTVVHAVLTVVVAAYSLILRRQDTQRLRDLAAVRAAERLELARELHDLVAHHVTGIVVQARAARYTALEGQQADATFERIEASGSEALGAMRRLVRVLRENGAEPHPVAGLAEVRALTDAFARTGPPVVLAVDRGVADALPADVAAAVYRIVREALTNIRKHAADATAVRIGLRPVPLGAELRVANDGGAPARLCEQARGGGFGLAGLTERAEAMGGRLAAGPSAEGGWELTAFLPLDGGAPA, encoded by the coding sequence GTGAGCGAACGCACCGGCAGTCGGCTCGTCCCGGGCAGGAGCCCGGCGACGGGCTGGCGCCTGCCCCGCCCACGGCCCGGCGTCGCCGCCAAGGCCGGGCTGGCCGGGCTGCTGCTGTTCCTCGTCGGCTTCGAGACGGTGGAGCTGGCCGGCCAGCCGCTGCGCCCGTACGCGACGGTGGTGGCCACCGCCGTCGTGGTCTGCCTGTGCGCGGTGCCCCTCAGCCGGATCCCGCTGACCGTCCGGGCCTGGACCGCGGCCACGGTCTCCCTGGCCGGCTCGGCGGTGCTGATCGCCGGACAGCACGCCCTGCAGGTGTGGGGCCTGGGCGAGGGCATCGCGCTGCTCGTCCTGCTCACCGCCGTCCTGCACCGCTCGCCCGCCCGCACCGCCGCCGTCCTCGGTCCGCTGCTGGGCCTGGCCTGCATGCTCACCCCGCTGCGGGACATCCGGATGGGCATCTTCACCGTCGTGCACGCCGTGCTCACCGTGGTCGTCGCCGCCTACTCGCTGATCCTGCGCCGCCAGGACACCCAGCGGCTGCGCGACCTCGCCGCGGTCCGGGCCGCCGAGCGGCTGGAACTGGCGCGGGAGCTGCACGACCTGGTCGCCCACCACGTCACCGGCATCGTCGTCCAGGCCCGCGCCGCCCGCTACACCGCCCTGGAAGGACAGCAGGCCGACGCCACCTTCGAACGGATCGAGGCCTCCGGCAGCGAGGCGCTGGGCGCGATGCGCCGGCTGGTGCGGGTGCTGCGCGAGAACGGGGCCGAGCCCCATCCGGTCGCCGGGCTCGCCGAGGTGCGGGCGCTGACCGACGCGTTCGCCCGCACCGGCCCGCCGGTCGTCCTCGCCGTCGACAGGGGGGTGGCCGACGCGCTGCCGGCCGATGTGGCGGCCGCGGTCTACCGCATCGTGCGCGAGGCGCTGACCAACATCCGCAAGCACGCCGCGGACGCCACGGCGGTACGCATCGGTCTGCGGCCCGTGCCCCTCGGGGCGGAACTGCGCGTCGCCAACGACGGCGGCGCCCCCGCCCGCCTGTGTGAACAGGCCCGCGGCGGCGGCTTCGGCCTGGCCGGACTCACCGAACGGGCCGAGGCGATGGGCGGCCGCCTGGCCGCGGGCCCCTCGGCCGAGGGCGGCTGGGAGCTCACCGCCTTCCTGCCCCTCGACGGCGGCGCACCCGCCTGA
- a CDS encoding response regulator transcription factor, translated as MPISVVIADDQEMVRMGFRMILESQHDIEVLDDVIDGRAALDAVARLRPDVLLLDIRMPAVDGLEVTRRLSRLAAAHPEHGPRPRIVIVTTFDLDEYVHAALRDGASGFLLKDASPAMLVEAVRAAALGDSLVSPAITVRLLRRLAPAAGRGRPARTPRDPLTEREQDVVRALAGGLTNAEIAGELFVSLSTVKTHLANVQNKLDARNRVEIAAWAWQTGLVTGRS; from the coding sequence ATGCCGATCAGCGTGGTCATCGCGGACGACCAGGAGATGGTCCGGATGGGTTTCCGGATGATTCTGGAGAGCCAGCACGACATCGAGGTCCTCGACGACGTCATCGACGGCCGGGCCGCCCTCGACGCCGTGGCCCGGCTGCGCCCCGATGTGCTGCTGCTCGACATCCGGATGCCCGCCGTCGACGGGCTGGAGGTCACCCGCCGGCTCTCCCGGCTGGCCGCCGCCCACCCCGAGCACGGACCGCGCCCCCGGATCGTCATCGTCACCACCTTCGACCTGGACGAATACGTCCATGCCGCGCTGCGCGACGGCGCCAGCGGCTTCCTGCTGAAGGACGCCAGCCCCGCCATGCTCGTCGAAGCCGTCCGCGCCGCCGCCCTCGGCGACTCCCTGGTCTCGCCCGCGATCACCGTCCGGCTGCTGCGCCGGCTGGCCCCCGCCGCCGGCCGCGGCCGCCCGGCCCGCACCCCCCGCGACCCGCTCACCGAGCGCGAACAGGACGTCGTCCGGGCGCTGGCCGGGGGCCTGACCAACGCCGAGATCGCCGGCGAACTGTTCGTCTCGCTCTCCACGGTCAAGACGCATCTGGCCAACGTGCAGAACAAGCTGGACGCCCGCAACCGGGTCGAGATCGCCGCCTGGGCCTGGCAGACCGGTCTGGTCACGGGCAGGTCGTGA
- a CDS encoding alpha/beta fold hydrolase, whose protein sequence is MQLYTHEWGAGERIAVLVHGLMSDHRTWHRLGPALAGRGYRVLAVDLRGHGRSPRGDYGPELFADDLVETLPAAPEVALGHSLGGLALSLAVERLRPRRAVYSDPAWSLAGLGQSVDPALFVTFKRADRAKVRMFNPRWSEADIDIELATIADWDTGTALALSAGHRADRTPQKPAVPSLVQFAGEGFFFSEPAAAELSDRGFEVRTVPGVGHTLHRDDFDAFMAGLEGWV, encoded by the coding sequence ATGCAGCTGTACACCCATGAATGGGGTGCCGGTGAACGGATCGCGGTGCTGGTCCACGGGCTGATGTCCGATCACCGCACCTGGCACCGCCTCGGCCCGGCGCTCGCCGGGCGCGGCTACCGCGTCCTCGCCGTCGATCTGCGCGGCCACGGCCGCAGCCCGCGCGGCGACTACGGACCCGAACTGTTCGCCGACGACCTGGTGGAGACCCTGCCCGCCGCCCCCGAGGTCGCCCTCGGGCACTCGCTGGGCGGGCTGGCGCTGTCCCTGGCGGTGGAGCGGCTGCGGCCGCGGCGGGCGGTGTACAGCGATCCGGCGTGGTCGCTCGCCGGGCTCGGACAGTCCGTCGACCCGGCCCTGTTCGTCACGTTCAAGCGGGCCGACCGCGCGAAGGTGCGGATGTTCAACCCGCGCTGGAGCGAGGCCGACATCGACATCGAGCTGGCCACGATCGCGGACTGGGACACCGGGACCGCCCTCGCGCTGTCCGCCGGGCACCGTGCGGACCGCACGCCGCAGAAGCCGGCCGTCCCCTCGCTGGTGCAGTTCGCGGGGGAGGGGTTCTTCTTCTCCGAACCGGCGGCGGCCGAGCTGTCCGACCGCGGCTTCGAGGTCCGTACGGTGCCCGGCGTGGGCCACACCCTGCACCGCGACGACTTCGACGCCTTCATGGCGGGCCTGGAGGGATGGGTCTAG
- a CDS encoding S1 family peptidase, whose translation MRTYRKLLARSTAVGAVALAAVSLQPGAALAAPAPDPTASVHTHVVGGTKAGQGEFPFMVRLSMGCGGALYAKDIVLTAAHCVDGSGPNTSITATAGVADLEDSHAVKVNSTQVLQAPGYNGKGKDWALIKLAKPMDQPTLKIAEDDKLNNGDFTIAGWGADKEGGDQQRYLLKATVPFVDDATCQKAYGDQLTPGDEICAGKLDTGGVDTCQGDSGGPMFRKDDAGQWLQVGIVSWGEGCARPGKPGVYSEVSTFAANIKKAAGELGG comes from the coding sequence TTGCGCACTTACCGGAAGCTTCTCGCGAGATCCACCGCCGTCGGCGCGGTCGCCCTGGCCGCCGTCAGCCTCCAGCCGGGCGCGGCCCTCGCCGCCCCCGCCCCCGACCCCACCGCCTCCGTCCACACCCACGTCGTCGGCGGCACCAAGGCCGGCCAGGGGGAATTCCCCTTCATGGTCCGGCTGTCGATGGGCTGCGGCGGCGCCCTGTACGCCAAGGACATCGTGCTCACCGCGGCGCACTGCGTCGACGGCAGCGGACCCAACACCTCCATCACCGCCACCGCGGGGGTCGCCGACCTGGAGGACTCCCACGCCGTCAAGGTGAACTCCACCCAGGTCCTGCAGGCCCCCGGCTACAACGGCAAGGGCAAGGACTGGGCGCTCATCAAGCTCGCCAAGCCGATGGACCAGCCCACCCTCAAGATCGCCGAGGACGACAAGCTCAACAACGGCGACTTCACCATCGCCGGCTGGGGCGCCGACAAGGAGGGCGGCGACCAGCAGCGCTACCTCCTCAAGGCGACCGTGCCGTTCGTCGACGACGCCACCTGCCAGAAGGCCTACGGCGACCAGCTGACGCCCGGCGACGAGATCTGCGCCGGCAAGCTGGACACCGGCGGCGTCGACACCTGCCAGGGCGACTCCGGCGGCCCGATGTTCCGCAAGGACGACGCCGGCCAGTGGCTCCAGGTCGGCATCGTCTCCTGGGGCGAGGGCTGCGCACGGCCCGGCAAGCCCGGTGTCTACAGCGAGGTGAGCACCTTCGCCGCGAACATCAAGAAGGCCGCGGGCGAACTCGGCGGCTGA